A region of Gracilinanus agilis isolate LMUSP501 chromosome 3, AgileGrace, whole genome shotgun sequence DNA encodes the following proteins:
- the SLC11A1 gene encoding natural resistance-associated macrophage protein 1, which translates to FPQVPRVLLWLVMEIAIIGSDMQEVIGTAIAFSLLSARRIPLWGGVLITIVDTMFFLFLDNYGLRKLEAFFGFLITIMALTFGYEYVVVKPDQRELLKGLFLPSCSGCGQPELLQAVGIVGAIIMPHNIYLHSALVKSREIDRSQRQEVREANMYFLIEASIALFVSFLINLFVMAVFGQTFYQHTNQTVHDVCANGSLSSYTSFLKDGQLVTADIYQGGVILGCFFGPAVVYIWAVGILAAGQSSTMTGTYAGQFVMEGFLKLRWSRFARVLFTRSFAILPTILVAIFRDVQDLSGLNDLLNVLQSLLLPFAVLPILTFTSMPSIMQEFTNGLLSKVTTSLIMGLVCAINLYFVISYLQGLPHPGYHALVAVLAVAYLALFFYLMWTCCIAHGAAVLARRSHRQFLYGLPEEEKKKGNPSS; encoded by the exons ttccctcaggtGCCCCGTGTCCTTCTCTGGCTGGTCATGGAAATAGCAATCATTGGTTCGGATATGCAGGAGGTCATTGGCACAGCCATCGCCTTCAGCCTGCTTTCTGCTAGGAG GATTCCCCTGTGGGGTGGCGTCCTCATCACCATCGTGGATACGATGTTCTTCCTTTTCCTGGACAATTATG GGCTGAGGAAGTTGGAAGCTTTCTTCGGTTTCCTCATCACCATTATGGCCCTCACTTTTGGTTATGAG TACGTGGTAGTGAAGCCAGACCAAAGGGAGCTGCTCAAGGGACTCTTTCTGCCCTCCTGCTCGGGCTGTGGCCAGCCTGAGCTCCTGCAGGCAGTGGGCATCGTAGGTGCCATCATCATGCCCCACAACATCTACTTACACTCTGCTCTAGTCAAg TCCAGAGAGATCGATCGTTCCCAAAGACAGGAAGTTCGAGAGGCCAACATGTATTTCCTGATAGAGGCTTCCATCGCCCTGTTCGTCTCCTTCCTCATCAACCTGTTTGTCATGGCGGTCTTTGGCCAGACCTTCTACCAGCATACCAACCAGACTGTG CATGATGTGTGCGCCAATGGGAGTCTCTCTTCTTACACCTCGTTCCTCAAGGACGGCCAGCTGGTGACTGCGGACATCTACCAGGGG GGTGTGATTCTTGGATGCTTCTTTGGCCCTGCTGTCGTCTACATCTGGGCTGTGGGCATCCTGGCAGCTGGCCAGAGCTCCACCATGACAGGCACCTATGCCGGGCAGTTTGTGATGGAG GGCTTCCTGAAGCTCCGCTGGTCACGTTTTGCCAGAGTCCTCTTCACTCGCTCCTTTGCCATCCTGCCCACCATCTTGGTGGCCATCTTCAGGGATGTACAAGATCTGTCTGGCTTGAATGACCTTTTAAACGTACTGCAGAGCCTGCTG CTCCCCTTTGCGGTGCTCCCCATCCTCACCTTCACCAGCATGCCCTCCATCATGCAGGAGTTCACCAATGGCTT gcTCTCCAAAGTCACCACATCCCTCATCATGGGGCTGGTCTGTGCCATCAACCTCTACTTTGTGATCAGCTACCTGCAGGGGCTCCCCCATCCGGGGTACCACGCGCTAGTAGCCGTGCTGGCTGTCGCCTACCTCGCTCTCTTCTTCTACCTG ATGTGGACCTGCTGCATCGCCCACGGGGCTGCCGTCCTGGCGCGCCGTTCTCACCGGCAATTCCTCTATggacttccagaggaagaaaagaagaagggcaATCCCAGCAGCTGA